In Erigeron canadensis isolate Cc75 chromosome 6, C_canadensis_v1, whole genome shotgun sequence, the following are encoded in one genomic region:
- the LOC122605527 gene encoding ATP synthase subunit alpha, mitochondrial, giving the protein MEFSPRAAELTTLLESRISNFYTNFQVDEIGRVVSVGDGIARVYGLNEIQAGEMVEFASGVKGIVLNLENENVGIVVFGSDTAIKEGDLVKRTGSIVDVAAGKAMLGGVVDALGVPIDGRGALSDHERRRVEVKAPGIIECKSVHEPMQTGLKEVDSLVPIGRGERELIIGDRQTGKTAIAIDTILKQKQMNSRSTSESETLYCVYVAIGHKRSAVVQLVQILSKANAMEYSILVAATASDPAPLQFLAPYSGCAMGEYFRDNGMNALIIYDDLSKQAVAYRQMSLLLRRPPGREAFPGDVFYLHSRLLERAAKRSDQTGAGSLTALPIIEIQAGDVSAYIPTNVISITDGQICLETELFYRGIRPAINVGLSVSRVGSAAQLKTMKQVYSSLKLELAQYREVAAFAQFGSDLDAATQALLNRGARLTEVLKQPQYAPLPIEKQILVIYAAVNGFCDRMPIDRISQYERAILKSIKTELLQSLLEKGGLTNERKMELDAFLKECALGYTI; this is encoded by the coding sequence ATGGAATTCTCTCCGAGAGCTGCTGAACTAACGACTCTATTAGAAAGTAGAATTAGCAACTTTTACACGAATTTTCAAGTGGATGAGATTGGTCGAGTGGTCTCAGTTGGAGATGGGATTGCACGTGTTTATGGGTTGAACGAGATTCAAGCCGGGGAAATGGTTGAATTTGCCAGCGGTGTGAAAGGAATAGTCTTGAATcttgagaatgaaaatgtagGGATTGTTGTCTTTGGTAGTGATACTGCTATTAAAGAAGGAGATCTTGTCAAGCGCACTGGCTCTATTGTGGATGTCGCTGCGGGAAAGGCTATGCTAGGGGGGGTGGTCGACGCCTTGGGAGTACCTATTGATGGAAGAGGGGCGCTAAGCGATCACGAGCGAAGACGTGTCGAAGTTAAAGCCCCTGGGATTATTGAATGTAAATCTGTGCACGAGCCTATGCAAACTGGGTTAAAAGAGGTAGATAGCCTGGTTCCTATAGGCCGTGGTGAACGAGAACTTATAATCGGGGACCGACAAACTGGAAAAACAGCTATTGCTATCGATACCATATTAAAGCAAAAGCAAATGAACTCAAGGAGCACCTCTGAGAGTGAGACATTGTATTGTGTCTATGTAGCGATTGGGCATAAACGCTCGGCTGTGGTGCAATTAGTTCAAATTCTTTCAAAAGCGAATGCTATGGAATATTCCATTCTTGTAGCAGCCACCGCTTCGGATCCTGCTCCTCTGCAATTTCTGGCCCCATATTCTGGCTGTGCCATGGGGGAATATTTCCGCGATAATGGAATGAACGCGTTAATAATTTATGATGATCTTAGTAAACAGGCAGTGGCATATCGACAAATGTCATTATTGTTACGCCGACCACCAGGCCGTGAGGCTTTCCCAGGGGATGTTTTCTATTTACATTCCCGTCTCTTAGAAAGAGCCGCTAAACGATCGGACCAGACAGGCGCAGGTAGCTTGACCGCCTTACCCATCATTGAAATACAAGCTGGAGACGTATCAGCCTATATTCCTACTAATGTGATCTCCATTACTGATGGACAAATCTGTTTGGAAACAGAGCTCTTTTATCGCGGAATTAGACCTGCTATTAACGTCGGCTTATCTGTCAGTCGTGTTGGGTCTGCCGCtcaattaaaaactatgaaacaaGTCTACAGTAGTTTAAAGCTGGAATTGGCACAATATCGTGAAGTGGCCGCCTTTGCTCAATTTGGGTCAGACCTGGATGCTGCGACTCAGGCATTACTCAATAGAGGTGCAAGGCTTACAGAAGTACTGAAACAACCACAATATGCACCACTTccaattgaaaaacaaattttagtcaTTTATGCAGCTGTCAATGGATTCTGTGATCGAATGCCAATAGACAGAATTTCTCAATATGAGAGAGCCATTTTAAAGAGTATAAAAACAGAATTACTACAATCCCTTTTAGAAAAAGGTGGCTTAACTAACGAAAGAAAAATGGAATTGGATGCTTTCTTAAAGGAATGCGCTTTGGGTTAcacaatataa